The following coding sequences are from one Eleginops maclovinus isolate JMC-PN-2008 ecotype Puerto Natales chromosome 11, JC_Emac_rtc_rv5, whole genome shotgun sequence window:
- the LOC134871511 gene encoding leukocyte cell-derived chemotaxin-2-like: MCRRLGGICQPNRYICPGRYLKDKCSGARMRQCCMPVGAWSVLCAGHHNNRVRACDAHGCGAFNSHKGNDLHKAVDLVCEDFGIINAPFSGSLAGPVSRKDPAGIQYDGLKLLNDVHCVKIFNIRPYRYMGPVVQGEALGYLLPMQERFSGITSHLELQMCDGTDPTTFI, translated from the exons ATGTGCAGAAGGCTTGGAGGCATCTGCCAACCTAACCGTTACATCTGCCCCGGCCGATACCTGAAAGACAAGTGTTCAGGGGCCAGGATGCGGCAGTGCTGTATGCCAG TTGGAGCCTGGAGTGTCCTCTGTGCTGGTCACCACAACAACAGAGTGAGGGCGTGTGATGCGCACGGCTGTGGAGCTTTCAATTCCCACAA AGGTAATGACCTACATAAAGCAGTGGACCTGGTGTGTGAGGACTTTGGTATTATCAACGCTCCGTTCTCAGGCTCTTTGGCAGGTCCAGTTAGTCGGAAAGACCCTGCTGGGATTCAGTATGATGGGCTCAAACTTCTCAATGATG TGCACTGTGTGAAGATCTTCAACATCCGTCCTTACCGTTACATGGGCCCGGTGGTTCAGGGAGAAGCCTTGGGGTATCTGTTGCCGATGCAGGAACGCTTTTCCGGCATCACATCTCACCTGGAGCTGCAAATGTGTGACGGCACTGACCCTACTACTTTTATTTGA